In Planctomycetota bacterium, the sequence CGAAGCTTACGTGGCCGACGTGCGGGCCAAGATCGCACGCTGCTTCGGTCCACAGCCCGAGCGAACGCCGCTCAACCCGCGCATTACTGGCACGCTCGACCGTGACACCTATCGGGTCGAAAAAGTCGTCTTCGAAAGCCGGCCGCAGTTCTTCGTGACGGCCAATTTGTATCTCCCCAAGAACCTGAAGGGGCCCGCGCCGGCGGTCGTCGGCGCCTGCGGCCACTCGGCAAACGGTAAGGTGTTCGAGGCGTACCAGTCCTTCTCGCAAGGGCTCGTGCGCCAGGGCTACGTCGCGCTGATCTTCGACCCGATGGGGCAGGGGGAGCGGCTGCAGTTGCCCGACGAGAACCTGAAGCCGCGCGTGAACGCTGGCACGGGCGAGCACCTGATGGTCGGCAATCAACAATTTCTGGTCGGCGAGTTTTTCGGCGCGTGGCGGGCTTGGGATGGCGTTCGGGCGCTCGATTACTTGCTGACGCGTGAAGAAGTCGATCCGCGCCACGTCGGCGTCACCGGTAGCTCGGGCGGCGGGACCGAAACGGCCTGGCTGTGCGGCGTGGATCAGCGTTGGACCATGGCTGCCCCGAGCAGCTTCATCACTACGTTCCGCCGCAATTTGGAGAACGAGCTTCCCGGCGACACCGAGCAGTTGCCGCCGCGTGTACTGGCCGAGGGGCTAGACCACGCCGACTTCATGGCCGCGATTGCACCGAAGCCAATCGTCATTCTGGCCCAAGAGCAAGACTTCTTCGACGTCCGTGGCTCGATCGAGGCCGTGACGCGTCTCAAGCGATTGTACTCGCTGCTCGGCGCGTCGCCCGATGATGTGTCGCTGTACATCGGCCCAGGCGGCCACGGCTATAGCGCCGACGCTCGCGAGGCGATGTACAAGTGCTTCAATCGAGCCTGCGGCCGCGAAGCAACGGCACCCGAATCGACACTCAAGATCGAAACGGACGCCGACCTGTACTGCACGCCGCGTGGACAGATTGCCGACCTCAAGAACAAGCCCATTACTGCATTCACGCGAGAGAAGGCCGAGCAGTTGGCCCGTGCGCGGAGCACGGTGGCGAGGAGCAAGCTACGCGGCGCGGTGACCGACGTGCTTAAGCTCGACGCGCGGCAGGGCGTGCCCGAGTTTCGTATCCTGCGCCCGCGGCGCGGCGTCGACCATCTGCTCCCCTGGTCGGCGATGTACACCATCGAGACCGAGCCGGGGATCGAAGCGATCGTTTACCGGCTGATGGACAAGCCGTCCTATTCGCGCCCACCGGTCCAGGCGAATCGCGCCATTCTGTACATCGCTGGCGAGAGCAGCGACGCCGAGTTGCGCGGCGAGCCGCTGATTCGCGAGCTGGTCAAAGCCGACAGCGATGCCACGCTCTATACGTGCGACGTGCGCGGCCTGGGTGAGTCGCGTCCCAACACGGTGAACGACACCGCTTACGCCTCGGCCTATGGCAGCGACTACATGTACGCCGGCTATGCCCAGATGTTCGATCGGCCGTACTTGGGGCGGCGGACGCACGACGTGCTGTGCGTGCTCGACTGGCTGCGCACCTTTGGCCACGTCGATGTCCACCTGGTCGGGCGCGGCTACGGCGCGCTGCCGGCGGCATTCGCGGCCTTGCTGCACGGGAACGTCACGCAGGTGACGCTCAAGAACGCGCCGGCGTCATATCAACAGATCGCGTCGGTCGATCTTTACAAGTGGCCGCTGTCGGCATTTCTGCCCAACGTCTTGGCTCATTTCGACCTGCCCGACGTGTACCGCGAGTTGCAGGCCAAGAAGCTGCAACTGCTCGAACCGTGGAATGTGGATTGTCGGCCGGCGTGAAGGCCGAGCGATGAGCGGCTAGCCATTAGCGATGAGACCGGTAGAGCGGAGGGCGCTTTCGCGATCGTCCTACTCTTTTCGCATTCGATCGATGACGACCGCGGCCAGGATGACCGCGCCGAGTACGATTCCTTGCATGTCGCCTTTCACGCCGAGCAGATTCATACCGTTGTTGATGACGGCGATGATCAGCGCGCCGACCAGGGTTTCAAAGATTCGTCCCTGGCCGCCGTTGAGCGACGTGCCACCGACAACGACCGCGGCAATGACGTACAACTCGTACACTTGCCCATAGGTCGGAGCGCCGCTGCGCAATTGCGAAGCCATCACAATCCCGCCCAGTCCGGCCAACGCGCCGCAGACGACATAGACCACCAGCAGCACCCGATCGACCGGCACACCCGACAGCCGGGCCGCTTCTTTGTTGCCGCCAACCGCATAGACGTACCGGCCGAACACGGTGCGGGTCATCAACCAGTGGGCGATGGCGTAGAGCGCGACCATCAACAGCACCGAATTGGGCAACCCCAGCACGTCGCGGTCCAAGCCCAAGGCGCCAAACCGCTCGGGGACGCGATCGATCGATTGGCCGTCGCTGAGCCGCTGGGCCAGGCCGCGGGCAATCAACATCGTGGACAACGTGACAATGAACGGCGGCACTCGGAACCGCGTGATCATCAATCCATTAAACGCCCCCACCGCGGCGCACAGAGCAATAGCAGCCAGCGCACAGACCGTGATCCCCAGATTGGTCACGTCCACTCCGCCACCGTAATCGCGTATCAACAACGTGCAGGTGACTGCCGAAACGGCGATCAGCGCTCCGACCGAAAGGTCGATGCCAGCGGTGATGACCACCATCGTCATACCGATTGACAGAATCGCGATCACCACGATCTGGCTGGTGATGTTCAGCAGGTTGCTCGTCGTCAGGAATCGCGAGCCCGCTTGGGTCGCCGGGCGGATGATCGTGGCCGATTTGAAAGCCGCTTGCTCGTCGGCCAGGCGCTCGAAGATACCCCAGCGATACGTGGCATCGGTCGTGGCCACGAAATCGATCTTTGCTCCGTCGGCCAGGCGATTAGCGATCTCTTGATAAGCCGCCCGCGGCGATGCCGCGATCTGGCCGGCGACTTTCAGGCCGCGCGTCTCCAACTGCTCTGCGATTATAGTCGCCTGAGCGCGTTCGGCGGGCGTGTCACGCACCACGATCAGCACGTTCTGCCGCTCGGCGCTGCTCGCGTCCTTGATCGTCGCGGCAAGCGACTCGGCCGCCGGCGGGCCGGTCAGCGTTTGCTCCTGCCAGGTGACGACGGTCAACACGCCGCACAACAGCAGCAGCACCAGCGTCATCATTGATTCGGCCATCCGCCAGCGCTGCCCGCCCGCCGGCCGGTGAGGTATTGCGTTCATTGCACCGCCAGTTTCATGATCTGTTGTTGCGTGGCTTGCCGCGCGTCGGTGATCTCGCCGGCAATTCGCCCTTCGTGCATCACTAGAATTCGATCGGCCATCCCCAGCACCTCGGGCAACTCGCTGCTGATCATCAAGATGCCTTTCCCCTGCGCGGCCAATTGGTTCATCAACAAGTAGATCTCGTATTTCGCGCCCACATCGATGCCGCGCGTCGGCTCGTCGAACAGTAACACTTCGCTATTGGCTTCCAGCCATTTGGCCAGCACGACTTTCTGCTGGTTGCCCCCCGACAGGTTCTTGGCCAACTGCCGCACGTGGGGAATCTTGATCCGCAGTTGCTCGACATAGCGGTTGAACGCCTGCCGCTCGCCGCCGCGACCAATGACGCCGGCCCGGCTAAAACGGCGCAGGTTCGGCAGGCCGAAGTTCTCGAGCACTGACTGGCCGAGGATCAACCCTTGCTGCTTGCGATCCTCCGTCAACAGGCAGATTCCCGCCGCAATGGCGTCGCGCGGCTGGCGAATGTCGAGCTGCCGGCCATTGAGGCGAATCGTCCCGGCGCTGCGCCGGTCGGCGCCGAAGATCAATCGCGCCGTTTCGGTTCTCCCGGAGCCGACCAGCCCGGTCAGCGCGACCACCTCGCCACGGCGAATGTTGAACGACACATCTCGAATTCGCTCGCCGTCGGAAAGCCCAGCAACTTCCAGCAGCGGCGCGCCGATCGGCACGCTGCGCGTTGGGTATTCGGCGTCGAGCGAGCGGCCGACCATTTCGGCGATCAATTGCTCGCGGCTCACCTCGCCGGTTCGATGGGTCGAGACATTCCGGCCGTCGCGTAAAACGGTCACCCGATCGGCGATTTCGTAAATCTCGTCCAAGCGGTGACTGATGAAGACAATGCCGATTCCCTGGCTGCGCAGCTCGCGCATCAGCGTGAACAACGCCCCGACCTCTTGCGGCGTCAGCGGCGCGGTCGGCTCGTCCATCACCAGCACCCGGGCGTCCAACAGCAACGCCTTAGCAATCTCGACCAACTGTTGCTGGGCGACCGACAAGCGATAACACGGCGTGTCGGGATCGATCAGCGCGCCCAGGCGTGCGAACAATTGCTCGGTCATGTGACGTTCAGCCCGGCGGTCGACCCAACCCAGGCGGGCACGTTCGCGCCCCAGGAACAGGTTCTCGCGCACCGAAAGGTGCGGAATCAGATTGAACTCTTGATAAATGATCGCGATGCCAGCTCGCGCTGACTGGGCCGGGTCGGCAATGTCGACGCGCTGGCCACGGATGCGAATCTCGCCCTGGTCGGGGCGGTGCGCCCCGCCGATCGTCTTGATCAGCGTGCTCTTGCCAGCGCCGTTTTCCCCCAACAGCGCCAGGACTTCCCCCTCGTTGAGGTCGAGACTGACCCCGTCGAGCGCCAACACGCCGGGAAATTCCTTGCGAATGCCGCGCAGTTCGAGCAGCGGTGCGGTGGCCGGCGCGGCGGTGGCGTTCATCGTGTTCACGACTCGATGCGTAACGACATCAATTTTTGGGCAACGTCTGGTCCGCCTTGCCATCGGCCTGGCGATACAAGGCGGTCGGGATCAATTGCTCGCGCGGCAGTTCATCGCCGCGGAAGTAACGGACCACGCTCTCGACGGCCATGGCGCCGATGCGCTCGGGAAACTGGATGGGATCGGCGTAAATCTTGCCATCGCGGATCGCCAACTTGCCATCGGCCTGGCCGTCGAAGCCGATGATTTTGACCTGCCGCGCCTTGTCGGCCTTCTCGACGGCGGCACGGGCCCCCAGGGCCGACGGATCGTTGATGGCAAAGATGCCGGCCAGGTCGGTATGCGCCTGCAAGGTATCTTCGGCAGTACGATAGCCCTTGTCTTTTTGACCGTCGCCGGGCAGCTCGGCCACGATCGCGATCCGCGACTCGGGATGTTTGACATTGTGCCGGTCGATCACCTCGCGGAAGCCCTTCACGCGCAACTGGCACGACTCGGCCTGCTTGAAGTCGAGGATCACCACTTTGCCGCCGGCGGGGCCGAGCGCCTCGATCATGGCGTCGCCGGCTTGCTTGCCGCCGCCATAATTGTCAGTGGCAATGTGCGAGATCACGCGCGAATCCGGCGACAGACAGGCAATATCGGCCGTAAAGACCGGGATGCCCGCCGCCGCCGCTTTCTGCAAGGCTGGCGTGATGCTGCGCGAATCGCAGGGGCACAACACGATAGCCACCACCTGATGCACGATGAAGTCATCGATCTGCCGGGCCTGGTTTTGCACATCAAGCTCGCCGCTCAGCGCGATCACTTCGTAACCTTGCTTGGCGGCCTCGGCGGTGATGGTATCGGCGATCGTTTTGAAGAACGGATTCGTAAGCGTGAGGACCGAGACGCCGATCGTGCCGCGTTTCAAGGGCGTCGCGCTGTCCGACAGCTTGCGCGTGGCGGGCTCGCCGCCGTGCGAACCGCAACCTGTAATGACAACTCCCAGAATTGCGACCAGCGCTGTGGCGACGCAGTCGCAAGAGGCTCGATAACCGGCCCGGCGGCGTAACATGTGCATGATTCGCGGCGATGATGGCAATTGGGGGGACAGCTTGGCGTATCGGCCGGCGCGGCCTGAAATGCTCGTAATTGACGGGGCTTTTCGTGCGGCTTCGCGCTTGCCGCCCCTTGAGCGATCGAATAACGTGAGACGCAGTAAACGCTGGGGGGAAGTTTAAGCCCCGCCAACCTGACAAGCAATCGAGCGCAGGAACCGACGCACGCATGGCTCGCAACTTTCTCAGTCCGCTGACCGGCTCGTTCGCCCAGCCCGCCGCCGAAAACCCGACCGTGGCGATGATCGAAGCGGCCTATCGCCACCACCGGCTCGACTGGCGCTATATCAATTGTGAAGTGCCCCCCGAGAAACTGGCCGACGCCGTGCGCGGCGCCCGGGCCATGAACTGGGCTGGTTTCAATTGCTCGCTGCCGCACAAGGTGGCGGTGATCGCGCTCTTGGACGGGCTGGGAGAGTCGGCGACGATCATGGGGGCGGTCAATTGCGCCGTGCGGCGCGACGGCAAGTACATCGGCGAGAACACCGACGGCAAGGGCTTCCTCGCTTCGCTGAAAGAGACGATCGACCCGGCGGGCAAAACGCTGGTGCTGCTGGGGGCCGGCGGCGCGGCCCGGGCGATCGCGGTCGAGACGGCTTTGGCCGGAGTCAAGCGGATGATCGTCGTCAATCGCTCGGCCGAGCGTGGTCAGCAACTGGTCGATCTGATCAATGCCAAGACGCCGGCCAAAGCCGAGCTGACCCTTTGGCAAGGGGACTATCGCGCGCCCGAGGGAACCGACATCGTCGTGAACGCGACGTCGATCGGGCTGTTTCCCGACCTCGAGGCGCGCGTGCCGCTTGACCTGACGTCGCTAGCGCGTGGCACGGTCGTGGCCGACGTGATTCCCAACCCGCCCCACACGCGCTTGATTCGCGAAGCCCGCGAGCACGGCTGCCGAGTGATCGACGGGCTGGGGATGCTGGTGAATCAAGGAGTGATCAGCATCAAGTATTGGACCGGCATCGACGCCGACCCGGGCGTGATGCGCGGCGAGCTGGAAGAGATCTTCGGCGTCTGATCGCCCGTTGGATACGCACTCGACGGAACCATTGACGAATCGGGAGCCATGCCATGCAACGCCACGCCTGGGGGATCGTCGTATTGGGCCTGGCCGGCTTGCTATTGCCAGAGGTCGCAAGCGCGGCCGAAGAAGCCGAGCACCGCGTGTTGACCAGCACCCGCGATGGCAAGTACGTCGAGGCGTTCGAGTTCACCAACCGCGACACGGCCTACGGCGGCGACAAGCCCTGGTCGATTCGCAAGACAATGCTGCACGGCGGCAAGCAAGCAGGGGTCGAGCTACTCACGATCGACAACGGCGTGCTGAAGATCACGCTGATTCCAACGCGCGGCATGAGCATTCTGGACGTGCGGCGCGGCAATTTGCGGCTGGGCTGGAACTCGCCGGTCAAGGAAGTCGTGCATCCCAAGTTCATCGACCTGGAAAGCCGCGGCGGCCTGGGCTGGCTCGAAGGCTTCAACGAATGGATGGTCCGCTGTGGGCTCGAGTTCGCCGGCCATCCGGGGCGCGACGTGTTCGTCGACAACACCGGCGCAACGTCGGAAATGACGCTGACGCTGCACGGCAAAATTGGCAACATTCCAGCGTCGGAGGTCGAAGTGCTGGTCGATCGCGCGCCGCCGCATCGCCTGCGCGTCCGCGGCACGGTGAACGAACGCTGCTTCTTTGGGCCGAAGCTCGAATTGGTGACGGAAGTGTCGACCGAGCCGGGCTCGGACACCTTTCGCATCGACGACGCGGTCACGAATCATGGCAGCGGTTCGCAGGAGTTCCAGTTGATCTACCATGTGAACTACGGCGCGCCGCTGTTGGAGCGGGGGGCCACGGTGGTCGCCGCCTTGGACCGCGTGGCGCCGATGAATGACAACGCCGCCAAGGCGATCGACGGCTTTGCCACCTATGCCGGGCCGACGCCGGGCTTTGTCGAGCAGGTCTACCTGGCCCATCCACGCGCCGACAGCAACGGGCGCACGATGGCCATGTTGCGCAACGCCGCCGGTGACCAGGCGGCGTCGATGGCGTGGTCGGTCACGGAGCTGCCATACCTGACCATCTGGAAGAACACCGCGGCGGCCGCGGATGGATATGTCACGGGGCTCGAGCCCGCGACTGGGTTCCCATTCAACCGAGGTGTCGAACGCAAGGCGGGCAGGCTGCCCAAGCTGGCCGCCGGTGAAACGCGCCGGTTCAAGATCGACTGTGGCTGGCACGTCGGCAGCGCCGCGGTGCAAGGGGCCGCGCGGCAGATCGCGGCGATTGCCGGCAGTGCCGAGACCGTTGTCGAGCGGACGCCGCCGGCGCTGAAATAACGGCGAATGCTCAGCCGTCGTGGCGACTTATTCGGCCGGTTGATGGGCCGTCGCGCGATGTCCCAAGTGAGGCGGCTCGGGCTTTTCGACTTCGGGCTTGAGGCGGATGTTGACACGGCGCTGATTGATCAGTTCCTCGGCCGCCGCGTGACGCGATTCGACGTTGCCTTGTGGCAACAGACCGCCAATCAGCAACAGCGCGGCCACGAACAACACCGCGAACTTCTCGCGAGCGCCGATGCCCAACCAGACCGACGAGACGTGATGCTTGCCGGTGAAGAGCAGGAAGTACGCCTTGACGACGGCAATGCCGTTCAGGGCCGCGGCAATCACCACCGCCAGTCCGACGTGCGGATAGATCTCGACCGCGCTATCGACCAGCAACTCGGTGCCGACAAAGCCCAGCGTGCCCGGGAAGCCGACGCTGGCCAGCCCGGTGAGCATGAAACAAATCGCCAGCGCGGGCGTGTGTTCGTAAAGTCCTTGGTGCTCGATCAGTTGCAGTCGACCGCGGCGGGCTTCGAGCGCTCGCAGGGTCAGACCGAATCCGCCCAACGACATCCCCAACGATAGCCACAAGCAGAGCGCCCCGGTCAACCCGTGCATGGTGCCCGAGTCGAGTTGCAACGAGACCATTTCCAGCCCCATCAGCACGAAGGCCGAATGGCTGATGAACAGATAGCAGAAGAACCGCCGCCCTTCGCGCTGGACCAGCGCCATGCCGGCAGCGTAAACGGCGGTGACCAATGACAACAACCCGATGCTGCGCAGCACCTGGTCGGGCGCCACCGGCACCATCAACCGCACGGCGGCATACGCGCCGGTGATCGGCGTGACGTAGAGCAGGGCGGTGCCAAACGTGGCCTTCTCGAACAGGTCGGTCATCCAGGAATGGAACGGGAAGATGCCGCAACGGATGAACACGGCCACCAGAATCGGAATCACCACGGCCAGCGAGTGCAGCCGGTGAGGGCCATCGAGTTCAACCACGGCCCAGCCGACGATCAACAGCACCACGAACGACAGCATGTAAATCAAATAGACGCGCGCCGACTGATTGCGGGCTTTCAATTCGAGGTAGGGCGGAATCGCGCCGATGGCCAACAGGGCGATGATCCCCCACGGCTCCCGACAGCCCAGGGTGGCCAGCACCACCGCCTCGGAAAACAAGCTCCAGGCAAAGGAAAAACGGCGAATCTTGGTCCGCAACGTGGTCAACGACATCAACGAATAAAGCAGCGCCGCCAGCGGCAGCAGCGGCGCGCTGAATCGGTCGATGCCGAAAATGGTGCGACCGAACATCATGTGCAACACGCCCGGCCGCCCCGGCTCGACGCCGTCGAGCAACACGGAGTGGAACTCGTGCCACAGGGCGACCGTGAACAGCAGGGTGACACCCGAAAAGACCAGGCACCACTTTCGCGCCAGGTACGAATCCCGCAGGCGCCCCACGTACAGGGCGCCGACGAGCGGCAACAGAATCGCAAGTTCAAGCCAGGGCAATTGGGGCATCGTCGTTCAACAATAAATTTTATTCGGCCAACAATTCGTCAATCGTGCTACTGGGATGTTCCACGTGGATCGGCTCGGTTGGAGTGCCACCCGAGAGGAAGTCCGTCCAGCGCCGCTCCAGCCGGTCGCACCAGGCGAACGCGCTGAGCACCCTGTCGACCACGCCGATATTGAGCCAGACGTCGAGATAGCCACGTTCCAGCGCCAAGCGATAAAACCAGCGGCGAGTCCGCTCGCCGACCAGGCGTTCCCACCAGGAAAGTTTGAGACGCGACGTCTGTCCCAGGCGGCCGCCGATGGCGTTTTCGAGCGTGCGATAATCGTGCAGCAGCGTCGGCGCTCGGATGAATTGCAGCGTCCGCAAGCAGGCGTGGCCGATGATGTGGATCAGCGCCAGGTAGTGCCAGCCGAGGCCGATTTCGGCCACGATGATCCCCACTTGGGTCAGCGAGGCGAACACCAAGGCGCACTTGATATCGGTCTGTACGCGGCCGGTAAAGGAAGCGAACACCGCGGTAATCAAGCCGACCGCCACCACCAGCACGCACAGCAACGGCGATTGCTGAAGAATCGGACTGACGCGCAATAGTAGATACGCGCCCAGATGCACCGACAGCGCGCCATAGAAGACGGCGCTCGACGGAGTGGGGCCTTCCATCGCTCGTGGCAACCAGCCCGAGAACGGCACCAAGGCCGACTTGCCGGCCGCGGCGATCAACACCAGCAGCCCGACCCAGAACGCCTGGGACGGATCGAGCACCGACTGTCCCTCGGGCCAGACTCCGGTGCCGAACAGCCCGTCAAAGTCCCCTTGGGCCGCGGTGTGATGCAACACAACCGAGGCCACCAATAAGGCGGCGTCGGACACGCGGTAAATCGCCCAGACGCGCAGCCCATTGCGAACCGGCAACAGTCGCTCGTGAAAAAACGCCACTAGCAAGGCCGACGACAAGCCGACCAACTCCCAACCGGTGAACAAGGTCTCGATTGTGTTGGCCAGCGTCGTCATCACGCAGCCCAGCAAGAACAGCGCGTAAAAGACGAAGAACCGGCTGAACCCTCGCTCGCGGTGCATGTACCGGTTGGCGAAAGCGCCCACGATGCCACACAGCAAGAAACACATGATCACGAACGGCACCGACAACCGGTCGAAGACGAAGTTCACGTGAAAGTGAAAGTGCGGGATCGACACCCAATCGCCAAAGTCGATCACCACGTGCTCGGTGCCCAACAGCAACATCCCGTCGAGCATCGCCACCGACGCCAACAAGCCAAGCGAAACGGCAATCTGCACACAACGATGAATCGCTCGCTCGGACAGCGACTTGCCAATCAAGGAAGGGAGCCCCAACATCGCCAGCAACGCCATCGGCGCGACAATGACGGCGCGGCCTATCCAGAGGAGTGACGCTTCGGTGAACATGGTGGCTTTCGTGGCCTCTGAACAATGAGTGATGCGTGACTAGCCAGCCGCCTCGGGAGCGATCTGGGCAAAGCCCAGGTGGTCGCGCCAGCCGCGATACCATTCGATCGACGAATTGACCTGCGGCAACTCGGCGGTGTGGGGCTGATATAACTCGTACTCGCCTTGGCGGTAAATCCGCAGTTGATTCGATTCGGGGTCCAGCAGGATCAACTGCACCCAACCGTTGCGAAAAATATTCCCTACGATCGAGTTGCGATCCATGATCTTTTCGATCCGCTCGGGCGTGGTCTCGAGGATGAACAACAGCCGCAGTGGCTCGTGAATCTCGACCCCTTGCCAGGGCAATCCGGAGCGCAGGTCGCTGGCGTGGCCGTCCATCACGCCCAAGAGCGACGTGACGTTGTGCGGCAGCTTGGTTCCCGCGCCCCAGCCGGTCGAGTCGACATAGCTGAAATAATATTGCAGGCTGATGCCCGAGCAGACTGGCGCTAGCGGCGCGAGGATGCGTCCCAGAATCGACGATTCATCGTCGTCCTGCGTCGGATCGTACGAGTGCAGGAACGCGCGACGGTCCATGTAGAGCCCGCGCACTCGCTCGCGCCGGCCGGCAAAGGCGATCGCGACCGACGCATTGCCAAACTCGGGGCGGGTCTGGGCCAGATCCTCGGAGCGGCCTTCCACGTGCCAGTGGGCTTCCTCAGGCGTGAGGTCGAACGAGGCCGAGTCAAACCGCCGGCAGCGCTCGTGGGCGTTGCGCTGACAGACTTCGGCCAGGCTGTCTTGCGCCGCTTCAAACACGCGATGGTGCGTCTTGGGAAGCCGATCCAGGTCATAGAACGTGATCGTGTCGTTGCAGGTGTTGTGCAGCCCCCCCAGGAAGAACGTCCCCTCGGGCACCGCGAGACCACGCTGGGCCAGAATCTTGCGCACACGCGGATCGTTGAACATCAGCGCCAGCGCCCGGGCGTTGGGACCGCCAGCGCTCCCCGAACACGCGCCACAGTGATAGGCCGACTCGTGCGGGTTGTTCAAGCAGTACGAGCCGTGGCCAAAGATCATCACCAGCGGCGCGAAATGATCGATCAAGCCCGTGTCGCGCAGCATGCGCTCGGCGATGTTCGCCATCTCGTCAACCGAGAAGCCGATGCCGTCCCCCGTGGGCCCCGATTCGGCGGCCGTGCGCTCGATAACCAGCCGCGTGACCGGCGGCGGTTCCATCCACTGGCCGGCGGTACGCCGCAAACGGGCCGTCAACCGCGGGAACAACACCCGCGCCAGCAGGGGGACCGACGCCAGCACTCCCAATCCGGCCAGCACGGCGCCGCCGGCGATGCCGCGGCTGCGATTGTGAATATTCAGCGTGGTTTTGCCGACGGCGCGGCGCGCGCGCTCGCGGCGGCGATTCATCTCTTCGAGCGAGTAGACCACTTCCTCGACGACCCAGTGCTTCGGATGCACGACAATCGGGCACAGCGCCTGGTAATTGGCGTCGGACACCCCGCGGTAATAGATCGGCACGCAGTAGAACCCCGCCGCGCCGAACGTCTCGGCGTCGGGCACCGTCTCTTCCAGGTGGCGGCGGAACGATTCCTCGCGGGCGTCGATGCAGAACATCGCCTGAAAGCGCGGCTGCTCCACGCGGCGCGGCGCTCGCGCGCAGTGGACCGAAAAAGCGTCCAAGGCTCGTTCGCGATAAGTGCGCTCGAAGGCCAATTGAAACACCCGGCGGCGTTCCATGCTCCAGAACGCTTCCATCTCGGTGACCAGCGCTTGCCACTGGTTGCGTGACAGATGATGCAGGCGCCGCGGGCTCCAGCCCAGCACCTGGGCCACCTGAAACACGACCAGCGCTCGTTGTTCCAAGCTAGTCACGCG encodes:
- a CDS encoding oxidoreductase — translated: MPQLPWLELAILLPLVGALYVGRLRDSYLARKWCLVFSGVTLLFTVALWHEFHSVLLDGVEPGRPGVLHMMFGRTIFGIDRFSAPLLPLAALLYSLMSLTTLRTKIRRFSFAWSLFSEAVVLATLGCREPWGIIALLAIGAIPPYLELKARNQSARVYLIYMLSFVVLLIVGWAVVELDGPHRLHSLAVVIPILVAVFIRCGIFPFHSWMTDLFEKATFGTALLYVTPITGAYAAVRLMVPVAPDQVLRSIGLLSLVTAVYAAGMALVQREGRRFFCYLFISHSAFVLMGLEMVSLQLDSGTMHGLTGALCLWLSLGMSLGGFGLTLRALEARRGRLQLIEHQGLYEHTPALAICFMLTGLASVGFPGTLGFVGTELLVDSAVEIYPHVGLAVVIAAALNGIAVVKAYFLLFTGKHHVSSVWLGIGAREKFAVLFVAALLLIGGLLPQGNVESRHAAAEELINQRRVNIRLKPEVEKPEPPHLGHRATAHQPAE
- a CDS encoding oxidoreductase, which gives rise to MFTEASLLWIGRAVIVAPMALLAMLGLPSLIGKSLSERAIHRCVQIAVSLGLLASVAMLDGMLLLGTEHVVIDFGDWVSIPHFHFHVNFVFDRLSVPFVIMCFLLCGIVGAFANRYMHRERGFSRFFVFYALFLLGCVMTTLANTIETLFTGWELVGLSSALLVAFFHERLLPVRNGLRVWAIYRVSDAALLVASVVLHHTAAQGDFDGLFGTGVWPEGQSVLDPSQAFWVGLLVLIAAAGKSALVPFSGWLPRAMEGPTPSSAVFYGALSVHLGAYLLLRVSPILQQSPLLCVLVVAVGLITAVFASFTGRVQTDIKCALVFASLTQVGIIVAEIGLGWHYLALIHIIGHACLRTLQFIRAPTLLHDYRTLENAIGGRLGQTSRLKLSWWERLVGERTRRWFYRLALERGYLDVWLNIGVVDRVLSAFAWCDRLERRWTDFLSGGTPTEPIHVEHPSSTIDELLAE
- a CDS encoding DUF2309 domain-containing protein; this encodes MPEASPPPNPSKPSAEQQLDLDHLRELIRRAAELLPAQGPITAFVFLNTLQALETMPFEDGVRKGARLFGCQPYLLESQYRDKLTHDRIRLVDLATVLREDLGERADEVIGSLATRFELRLAMLEHTLRKGPPEELRWFVAETDALTRFRDEAPSTMRERILEETRHWVMRDIHDGHHHAPHGHAGRHHARQQQGAAPHEEREYDPESHRHVGKDRGARHLLADLLERYGETSIEQWPRETWEALALQALWRICREGAHACGSTGLPTPPPFRLRDALFDATSDDSDLLVHELLIRFCAAFTDQGFAYWQMPDRDRGFFQAFRAIYDQPGGSPEAWLAGLSAEFKRIEAAGLGPEESILESLQLLGLPHSKWDDKIAATLLALRGWAGMLWQMEVRGDRVARGAPAGTLAEFLAVRLILERFALKHLARQSLGFDAPLGELRDFLRAHGARRRVTSLEQRALVVFQVAQVLGWSPRRLHHLSRNQWQALVTEMEAFWSMERRRVFQLAFERTYRERALDAFSVHCARAPRRVEQPRFQAMFCIDAREESFRRHLEETVPDAETFGAAGFYCVPIYYRGVSDANYQALCPIVVHPKHWVVEEVVYSLEEMNRRRERARRAVGKTTLNIHNRSRGIAGGAVLAGLGVLASVPLLARVLFPRLTARLRRTAGQWMEPPPVTRLVIERTAAESGPTGDGIGFSVDEMANIAERMLRDTGLIDHFAPLVMIFGHGSYCLNNPHESAYHCGACSGSAGGPNARALALMFNDPRVRKILAQRGLAVPEGTFFLGGLHNTCNDTITFYDLDRLPKTHHRVFEAAQDSLAEVCQRNAHERCRRFDSASFDLTPEEAHWHVEGRSEDLAQTRPEFGNASVAIAFAGRRERVRGLYMDRRAFLHSYDPTQDDDESSILGRILAPLAPVCSGISLQYYFSYVDSTGWGAGTKLPHNVTSLLGVMDGHASDLRSGLPWQGVEIHEPLRLLFILETTPERIEKIMDRNSIVGNIFRNGWVQLILLDPESNQLRIYRQGEYELYQPHTAELPQVNSSIEWYRGWRDHLGFAQIAPEAAG